A genome region from Bacillaceae bacterium IKA-2 includes the following:
- the cysI gene encoding assimilatory sulfite reductase (NADPH) hemoprotein subunit yields MVDKILKAPDGPPSDVEQLKKDSNYLRGTLKETMIERISAGISAEDNRLMKFHGSYLQDDRDLRHERQKQKLEPAYQFMLRIRTPGGIATPNQWLVLDALAEKYGNNTLKLTTRQAFQMHGILKWNMKNTIQEIHSSLLDTIAACGDVNRNVMCNPNPYQSEIHSEVYNWSKKLSDDLLPQTRAYHELWLDEEKVAGTADVEEVEPMYGALYLPRKFKIGIAVPPSNDIDVYSQDLGFIAIVEDGTLIGFNILIGGGMGMTHGDKETYPQLAKAIGYCKPEQLYDVAEKVITIQRDYGNRSVRKNARFKYTVDRLGLETVKAELESRLGWSLNESRPVHFNGNGDRYGWVKGINRSWHYTLFVEGGRITDVNDYKLMTGLREIAKIHKGDFRLTANQNLIIANVSSQKKKKISELIEQYGLIDGMHYTALRRNSLACTSLPTCELAMAEAERYLPGLLDKIEIIVDENGLRNEEITIRMTGCPNGCARHALAEIGFIGKAPGKYNMYLGAAHDGSRLSKIYRESIGEEEILSELQVLFSRYAKERHEAEHFGDFVIRAGFVKAVTDGLNFHD; encoded by the coding sequence ATGGTTGATAAAATTTTAAAAGCACCAGATGGACCACCAAGCGATGTTGAGCAACTTAAAAAAGATAGTAACTATTTGCGTGGCACGCTGAAAGAAACGATGATAGAGCGGATTAGTGCCGGTATTTCCGCAGAAGACAACCGCTTAATGAAATTTCACGGCAGTTACTTGCAGGATGACCGAGATCTTCGCCATGAGCGCCAAAAGCAAAAGCTTGAACCTGCCTATCAATTCATGTTACGCATCCGCACGCCTGGTGGTATAGCAACACCGAATCAATGGCTTGTTTTGGATGCGCTTGCCGAAAAATATGGAAACAACACCTTAAAACTAACAACTCGCCAGGCTTTTCAAATGCACGGTATTTTAAAATGGAATATGAAAAACACGATTCAAGAAATTCATTCATCCCTTTTGGATACGATTGCGGCTTGTGGCGATGTAAACCGCAACGTCATGTGCAATCCGAATCCATATCAATCAGAAATTCATTCCGAAGTATATAACTGGTCAAAAAAACTGAGTGATGATTTGTTACCACAAACAAGAGCGTACCATGAACTTTGGTTGGATGAAGAAAAAGTCGCTGGCACTGCGGATGTTGAAGAAGTGGAACCGATGTACGGTGCGCTTTATTTACCACGAAAGTTTAAGATTGGTATCGCTGTTCCACCATCTAATGATATTGATGTCTATTCACAAGACCTTGGTTTCATAGCGATTGTTGAAGATGGCACACTTATCGGTTTTAACATCTTGATCGGTGGCGGGATGGGCATGACCCACGGCGACAAAGAAACGTATCCGCAACTTGCAAAAGCGATTGGCTACTGCAAGCCAGAACAATTATATGATGTCGCCGAAAAAGTGATTACGATTCAGCGCGATTATGGAAACCGTTCCGTTCGCAAAAATGCCCGGTTCAAATATACCGTTGACCGACTCGGTTTAGAAACGGTTAAGGCTGAACTAGAAAGCCGACTAGGCTGGAGCCTAAATGAATCAAGACCTGTTCATTTTAACGGTAATGGCGATCGCTATGGCTGGGTGAAAGGTATTAACAGAAGTTGGCATTATACGTTGTTTGTCGAAGGAGGCCGGATCACAGATGTTAATGATTATAAGCTAATGACTGGCTTACGTGAGATTGCCAAAATCCATAAAGGTGATTTCCGTCTAACCGCAAATCAAAATTTGATTATTGCCAATGTATCTAGTCAGAAAAAGAAAAAAATTAGCGAACTGATCGAACAATATGGTTTGATCGATGGGATGCATTATACGGCACTCCGCCGTAACTCACTGGCATGCACCTCGCTTCCGACATGCGAATTGGCAATGGCCGAAGCAGAACGCTATTTACCAGGTTTACTAGATAAAATTGAGATTATTGTTGATGAAAATGGGCTGCGGAACGAAGAAATTACGATCCGTATGACTGGTTGTCCGAACGGCTGTGCACGCCATGCGCTCGCCGAAATTGGATTTATCGGCAAAGCGCCAGGTAAATACAACATGTATTTAGGCGCTGCTCATGATGGCAGCCGCCTAAGCAAAATATACCGCGAAAGCATCGGTGAAGAAGAAATTTTGAGTGAACTTCAGGTTCTTTTTTCTCGCTATGCGAAAGAACGACATGAAGCTGAACACTTCGGTGACTTTGTCATTCGCGCTGGCTTCGTTAAAGCAGTAACAGATGGTCTAAATTTTCATGACTGA